From Vibrio fortis, a single genomic window includes:
- a CDS encoding iron-siderophore ABC transporter substrate-binding protein, with protein sequence MASIWSGQVFAEFQVQDSEGIKTLTSAPQRIAALNWDIAEQVIELGVTPIAVPDIAGYNEWVVQPPIPEGAQDVGTRTEPNFSVLKQLKPDVILIASPQKDLESRLSEIAPVLYYQTYSETHNNAHAAIDNFKKISHVLGKEEIADQKLKAMTERLAELKGLLDKAYPADKPKVTSFRFASTNSVFIYGDNSIPQYALQQLGFENAMQLPASQWGITQKRITELKHVKDGIALYFEPFPYTAKLNRSPVWKSMPFVKNNQVGSVAPSWSYGGAMSILYNAEAIAESMLELAEQ encoded by the coding sequence ATGGCTAGCATATGGTCAGGCCAAGTGTTTGCCGAGTTTCAGGTACAAGACAGTGAGGGTATAAAAACCTTGACGTCCGCGCCGCAGCGAATCGCCGCACTTAACTGGGATATTGCAGAACAGGTTATTGAGCTAGGAGTGACACCAATTGCGGTGCCTGATATCGCTGGATATAACGAATGGGTTGTTCAGCCTCCTATTCCAGAAGGAGCGCAAGATGTGGGGACACGAACCGAACCCAATTTTTCGGTTCTTAAACAGTTAAAGCCGGATGTTATTTTGATCGCTTCACCGCAGAAAGATCTCGAATCTCGTTTATCGGAAATTGCGCCTGTTCTTTACTATCAAACTTACAGCGAAACTCATAATAACGCACACGCTGCAATCGATAATTTCAAGAAAATAAGTCATGTTCTTGGTAAGGAAGAAATAGCGGATCAAAAACTGAAAGCGATGACTGAACGACTCGCAGAACTCAAAGGTTTACTGGATAAAGCATACCCAGCGGATAAACCGAAAGTAACGTCGTTTCGTTTCGCAAGCACCAACTCTGTATTTATCTACGGTGATAACTCGATCCCTCAGTATGCGCTGCAACAACTTGGCTTTGAAAATGCGATGCAATTACCAGCTAGCCAATGGGGTATTACTCAGAAAAGAATCACTGAACTTAAACACGTAAAAGATGGCATTGCATTGTACTTCGAACCTTTCCCTTACACTGCCAAGTTAAATCGTTCTCCTGTATGGAAAAGCATGCCATTTGTGAAGAATAACCAAGTTGGATCAGTGGCGCCGAGTTGGAGTTATGGCGGTGCAATGTCAATTCTCTATAACGCTGAGGCGATAGCTGAATCTATGCTGGAGTTGGCTGAGCAGTAA
- the fhuB gene encoding Fe(3+)-hydroxamate ABC transporter permease FhuB → MKYNGLIVVAVLWLAAIVHLWLGQSDFGPVPLLMKEIVTAGSWSALQRLYSESFELMGFVDVNLPRLVMAILVGASLGTVGSLFQQLTQNRMMSPLTLGTSAGAWLGLVMLNVFAPMLVGQFSVIFALLGALTAMGLIVAIVGFKNMNGLPIVLAGMAVNLLLGAFATAIILLNDQYAQNLFIWGAGDLGQNGWEQVEWLLPKLLPIVAIILFAPRVLTLLSIGTEGAAARGLNIGTTFFLLMFIGVWLVSVSITTVGVISFIGLIAPNIARYLGAMKAKHELYASGLLGALLLCMTDSLAIFVGQWSFDLIPTGTATAVIGAPALILIARKQLTAQDQMFFSMPKGAKETSARIYIMIGAIMLALIGLSSFSHPLSTEHYFQFPDAFEWSIRWPRMLTAIFAGGGLAVAGVILQRLVYNPLASPDILGVSSGAVLALILSSLLFGHSIHTLSPWVAFSGSLGALALLLFLGKKHQYAPSILILTGISLTAVLEALVQFSLTRVGEGKYTLLAWLAGSTYRVKPESALILAIVISAIVTVAILLSRWITLIGSGRQFASARGLNISAAYLVLLCLVAVLCGVVTTTMGPVAFVGLLGPHIAAIVGARTVKEQILLSMFIGATLMLFADWLGQIVVFPAQLAAGTLVSVIGGSYFIFLLLKARRD, encoded by the coding sequence ATGAAATACAACGGGTTAATTGTTGTGGCTGTGCTGTGGTTAGCAGCCATTGTTCATTTATGGTTAGGGCAGAGCGATTTTGGGCCAGTACCACTGCTAATGAAAGAGATAGTGACAGCAGGAAGCTGGTCGGCTCTGCAACGCTTATATTCAGAATCGTTTGAGCTGATGGGGTTTGTTGATGTCAATTTGCCTCGTTTGGTAATGGCGATATTGGTTGGCGCTTCTCTGGGTACAGTCGGTAGCTTATTCCAGCAATTAACTCAGAATCGAATGATGTCACCATTGACGCTGGGGACATCTGCAGGCGCATGGCTTGGACTAGTGATGCTCAATGTCTTTGCTCCAATGTTGGTAGGGCAATTTTCCGTGATTTTTGCTCTATTGGGTGCATTGACAGCGATGGGGTTGATTGTCGCGATTGTCGGCTTCAAGAATATGAATGGGTTACCCATTGTGTTGGCTGGTATGGCCGTGAATTTGCTACTTGGTGCATTTGCGACGGCAATTATTCTTCTCAACGATCAATATGCACAGAACCTGTTTATTTGGGGGGCGGGTGATCTCGGTCAGAATGGTTGGGAGCAAGTTGAGTGGCTGCTTCCCAAACTGCTACCTATTGTCGCAATAATACTGTTTGCACCACGCGTATTAACGCTGTTATCTATCGGTACAGAAGGCGCTGCGGCTCGTGGTTTAAATATTGGAACCACCTTCTTTCTTTTAATGTTCATCGGAGTTTGGTTAGTTTCGGTGTCGATTACGACAGTGGGAGTGATCAGCTTTATTGGCCTTATTGCGCCAAACATTGCTCGTTATCTCGGGGCGATGAAAGCCAAGCATGAGTTGTACGCGAGTGGATTGTTAGGCGCCTTACTTCTGTGTATGACCGATAGTTTAGCTATCTTTGTTGGGCAGTGGTCTTTCGATCTTATTCCAACAGGTACTGCAACCGCTGTGATAGGCGCTCCGGCCTTGATTTTGATTGCAAGAAAGCAGTTAACTGCACAAGACCAAATGTTCTTCTCGATGCCAAAAGGTGCTAAAGAGACAAGTGCGCGCATCTACATAATGATTGGAGCAATCATGCTCGCCTTGATCGGGTTAAGCTCATTTTCACATCCACTCTCGACTGAACACTATTTCCAATTTCCTGATGCATTTGAGTGGTCAATTCGATGGCCACGTATGTTGACGGCTATTTTTGCTGGTGGAGGTTTGGCGGTGGCCGGGGTAATTCTACAGAGGCTAGTTTACAACCCGCTTGCGAGCCCAGATATTCTTGGGGTGTCGTCAGGCGCGGTATTGGCGTTGATTCTGAGTAGTTTGTTGTTTGGTCACTCAATTCATACGTTAAGCCCTTGGGTTGCTTTTTCTGGTAGCTTGGGCGCGCTCGCTCTATTACTGTTTCTTGGTAAAAAGCATCAATATGCGCCTTCCATATTAATCTTAACGGGGATCTCGTTAACCGCGGTGTTGGAAGCTTTGGTGCAATTTTCACTAACCCGTGTGGGAGAGGGTAAATATACCTTGTTGGCTTGGCTCGCAGGCTCTACTTACCGTGTTAAACCCGAGTCGGCGTTGATTCTAGCTATCGTAATTTCTGCGATAGTGACTGTGGCTATACTGTTGAGTCGTTGGATAACGTTAATTGGTTCAGGGAGACAGTTCGCATCGGCTCGTGGTCTCAACATTTCAGCGGCATATTTGGTGTTGCTCTGCTTGGTTGCAGTGCTGTGTGGTGTAGTAACGACTACCATGGGGCCCGTTGCATTCGTTGGTCTATTGGGGCCGCACATCGCAGCAATCGTGGGAGCAAGAACGGTTAAAGAGCAAATTTTGCTTTCGATGTTCATTGGCGCAACACTCATGTTGTTTGCTGATTGGCTAGGGCAAATAGTTGTATTTCCAGCTCAATTGGCCGCAGGGACTCTGGTTTCTGTGATTGGCGGTAGTTACTTCATATTTCTGTTGTTAAAAGCGAGGCGTGATTGA
- a CDS encoding crotonase/enoyl-CoA hydratase family protein has product MTNQDRVICTIDDNNIATVTLNRPDKLNAIDMDMFMAVNQLTRDLKKNRTLRAVIVTANGSDFCSGLDVKSLLTSKTGALKLLFKWWPTQPNAAQRFSTGWREIPCPVIFAIHGKCWGGGLQLACGGDFRIASYDSNFSIMEGKWGLIPDMGGSLAFREVMRQDHTLEMAMTAKVIDSQTAKSYGLVTHLSSDPYMEAYNLALECVNRSPDAIAANKKLYQKTWWTSPGKALMLETWYQIKVGMSKNMRIAGQRERNREEPRAFEARQFK; this is encoded by the coding sequence ATGACGAATCAAGATCGTGTAATTTGCACTATAGATGATAACAACATCGCGACAGTAACCCTCAATCGGCCTGATAAATTGAACGCTATCGACATGGATATGTTTATGGCTGTCAATCAACTTACTCGAGACTTGAAAAAGAATCGAACCCTTCGCGCTGTGATAGTAACAGCCAACGGGAGTGATTTTTGCTCGGGTCTCGATGTGAAATCACTGCTCACCAGTAAAACAGGTGCGTTAAAGCTATTGTTCAAATGGTGGCCCACTCAACCAAATGCCGCACAACGCTTTTCCACTGGGTGGCGCGAGATACCATGCCCAGTGATTTTTGCGATTCACGGTAAGTGTTGGGGAGGAGGTTTACAGTTGGCTTGCGGTGGAGACTTCCGAATCGCGAGCTATGATTCCAATTTTTCTATTATGGAAGGGAAATGGGGATTGATCCCGGATATGGGAGGATCTCTCGCCTTTCGAGAAGTGATGCGCCAAGACCACACCTTAGAAATGGCAATGACGGCAAAGGTGATCGATAGCCAAACAGCGAAAAGTTATGGACTCGTTACTCACCTCTCGTCAGATCCTTACATGGAAGCGTACAACTTGGCACTCGAATGTGTTAACCGAAGTCCTGATGCGATTGCAGCCAACAAAAAGTTGTATCAGAAAACGTGGTGGACGAGTCCTGGTAAAGCACTCATGTTAGAGACTTGGTACCAAATAAAAGTGGGTAT